The Chitinophagales bacterium genome has a window encoding:
- the rlmD gene encoding 23S rRNA (uracil(1939)-C(5))-methyltransferase RlmD, which produces MARKKNKPLVYNITIESYAAEGKSIAHLEDGKVLFLPNAIPGDVVTARVLKNKKSYAEGKVTEVTTPSPTRVEPFCEHFGICGGCKWQMLPYELQLKYKQQQVADQLKRIGHVTLPDIQPILGSPRQQHYRNKLEFTFCTHRYRTTEELATAEGEVLQPEPALGFHAPGFFDKVVPIEHCYLQDEPTNTLLKVLREYTTERNLPYYDHKAHTGWLRNIMIRVARTGEVLVNLIVKKENKKEREAILEHILQNVPGITSLHYTINGKVNDSIHDQDVQLYSGKGYIEETLEDFRFMISPKSFFQTNTYQAEELYRVTREFAGLTGNEVLYDLYCGTGSIGIFCSAGAKRVIGIELIEDAIVDAKKNASLNNIEHCDFYAGDVAAICTDEFFAEHGRPDVIITDPPRAGMHEKLVQQLLKMRAPKIVYVSCNPATQARDLALLCEDYNITRLQPVDMFPHTHHIENVALLDLK; this is translated from the coding sequence TTGGCGAGAAAAAAGAATAAACCACTGGTTTATAATATTACAATTGAATCGTATGCGGCAGAAGGCAAAAGTATTGCACACCTGGAAGACGGTAAAGTACTGTTTCTGCCCAATGCCATACCCGGCGATGTAGTGACCGCACGCGTGCTGAAGAACAAGAAAAGCTATGCCGAAGGTAAGGTTACCGAGGTTACTACCCCCTCGCCTACCCGAGTTGAACCGTTTTGTGAACACTTTGGTATTTGCGGGGGGTGCAAATGGCAGATGTTGCCATACGAATTGCAACTGAAATACAAACAACAACAGGTTGCAGATCAGTTGAAACGCATTGGTCATGTAACACTGCCGGATATACAGCCTATACTGGGCAGCCCGCGTCAACAGCATTACCGCAACAAACTGGAATTTACCTTCTGCACACACCGCTACCGTACTACAGAGGAACTGGCAACCGCAGAAGGTGAAGTGCTGCAACCGGAACCAGCACTGGGTTTTCACGCCCCGGGCTTTTTCGACAAAGTGGTGCCCATAGAGCATTGCTACCTGCAGGACGAACCCACTAATACCTTGCTGAAAGTATTGCGCGAATACACTACTGAACGAAACTTGCCTTATTATGACCACAAAGCACATACCGGCTGGCTACGCAATATCATGATACGTGTAGCACGTACCGGCGAGGTGCTGGTGAACCTCATCGTAAAAAAAGAGAATAAAAAAGAACGCGAAGCCATACTGGAACATATTCTGCAAAATGTACCGGGTATCACTTCATTGCACTATACCATCAATGGTAAGGTGAACGATAGTATCCACGACCAGGATGTACAGTTGTACTCCGGCAAAGGCTATATTGAAGAAACACTGGAGGATTTCCGTTTTATGATATCTCCCAAATCCTTCTTCCAGACCAACACCTACCAGGCCGAAGAACTATATCGTGTCACCCGCGAGTTTGCAGGACTTACCGGCAACGAAGTATTGTATGATCTGTATTGCGGCACGGGTAGTATTGGTATATTCTGCTCAGCAGGCGCAAAACGGGTGATCGGTATCGAGCTGATAGAAGATGCCATAGTAGATGCCAAAAAGAATGCTTCGCTTAATAATATTGAACACTGCGACTTTTATGCCGGCGATGTAGCCGCTATATGTACCGATGAATTCTTTGCGGAGCATGGCAGGCCCGACGTTATCATTACCGATCCTCCACGTGCAGGTATGCACGAAAAGCTGGTGCAACAACTGCTGAAGATGCGTGCCCCGAAAATTGTATATGTAAGTTGCAACCCCGCCACACAGGCACGGGACCTGGCACTACTCTGCGAGGACTATAACATCACCCGCCTGCAGCCGGTTGATATGTTCCCGCATACACATCATATAGAAAATGTTGCCCTGCTGGATTTGAAATAA
- a CDS encoding T9SS type A sorting domain-containing protein — protein MKSLFSVIAILLLSLQVCTATQLKSVKVLNANNDSITLEVVASFSFGSGSFCPVIHDTTSTINGNVLNFSVYYDISEAFPANHCIKTDTLTLEKIPQNIKEIRISMYGLFIYQPPPQVDTYYYAPDWSIFLPLSVDGNEQSLPDTHIYPNPNNGRFVIENSFTGQTGAVKLDIVNAMGQVVYSESVMPANNYLKKTIDLAESPPGIYTLRLHRTEGVQVKRFVISR, from the coding sequence ATGAAGTCGTTATTCTCCGTTATTGCAATATTGTTATTAAGCTTGCAGGTATGCACAGCTACGCAATTGAAAAGCGTGAAAGTGCTTAATGCCAATAATGATAGTATAACTCTTGAGGTTGTAGCTTCATTTTCATTTGGTTCGGGTTCGTTTTGTCCGGTCATTCATGACACAACCAGCACCATAAATGGTAATGTATTGAACTTCTCTGTCTACTATGATATTTCAGAAGCATTTCCTGCTAATCATTGTATTAAGACAGATACATTGACCCTGGAAAAGATACCTCAAAATATTAAAGAGATCAGGATAAGTATGTATGGGTTGTTTATCTACCAGCCTCCTCCCCAGGTAGATACCTATTATTATGCTCCAGACTGGTCAATATTCCTGCCACTAAGTGTAGATGGTAATGAACAAAGTTTACCGGACACACATATTTACCCTAATCCCAATAACGGGAGGTTTGTTATTGAAAACTCATTCACAGGCCAGACAGGAGCCGTAAAGCTTGATATTGTTAATGCTATGGGACAGGTGGTATATAGTGAAAGTGTAATGCCGGCGAACAATTATCTGAAAAAGACAATCGATCTCGCAGAGAGCCCGCCGGGTATCTATACACTGAGACTGCATCGCACGGAAGGTGTGCAGGTAAAAAGGTTTGTCATCAGCAGGTAG
- a CDS encoding S41 family peptidase — protein sequence MKRIIVFLSLIIMLTSCERLLMPDPTPKSNIAVFENLWKTLDEGYVYFEYKDIDWDTIHREYLKKIYDTMETRAFYDTCVKMLKLLHDPSVSMKTEFAEFYFIDTTYYNANFNRKLLERFYWKDHEKTGPFIHTIIDSIGYVYYESFNDEVKDAQLDIIIEKLRLNNDSIKGVVFDIRNNRGGDIRNAFTLLKRMGIDTNYTITAQLWKAYYKQGPEHDEFADAQTSYLEQSDKTKFPKQFILLTNRGTLGSAALFATGAQGYPNVKVYGDTTGGQAGMIVGAELSNGWQITFPGSYYTTDDDRNIEEGVPPTLRVDMDPNDKTHDAILDAALNAIKNP from the coding sequence ATGAAGAGAATAATCGTTTTTTTATCGCTGATCATAATGCTTACATCCTGTGAGCGCCTTTTGATGCCCGACCCTACCCCGAAATCGAATATTGCAGTATTTGAGAACCTATGGAAAACACTGGACGAAGGCTATGTGTATTTCGAGTATAAAGACATAGACTGGGATACGATACACAGGGAGTATCTTAAGAAGATATATGATACCATGGAGACCCGTGCCTTTTATGATACCTGTGTTAAAATGCTGAAATTACTGCACGACCCCTCTGTTAGTATGAAGACAGAGTTTGCTGAGTTCTACTTCATCGACACGACCTATTACAATGCAAACTTCAACCGTAAGCTGCTGGAGCGGTTCTACTGGAAGGACCACGAAAAGACCGGGCCGTTTATACATACCATTATCGACTCGATAGGGTACGTGTATTACGAGAGCTTTAACGATGAAGTTAAAGACGCACAACTGGATATCATCATAGAGAAGCTGCGGCTGAACAACGACAGTATAAAAGGCGTGGTGTTTGATATACGTAATAACCGGGGCGGAGACATCAGGAATGCATTCACCCTGCTGAAGAGGATGGGCATTGATACCAACTATACCATCACCGCCCAACTGTGGAAAGCCTATTATAAGCAGGGTCCGGAGCATGATGAGTTTGCGGATGCACAAACCAGCTATCTTGAACAAAGTGATAAAACCAAGTTCCCCAAACAATTCATCTTGCTGACCAACAGGGGCACATTGGGTTCAGCAGCATTGTTTGCCACCGGTGCGCAGGGCTATCCCAATGTCAAAGTATATGGCGATACCACGGGTGGCCAGGCAGGTATGATAGTAGGGGCTGAACTGTCCAACGGCTGGCAGATCACCTTCCCGGGTTCATACTACACCACCGATGATGACCGCAATATAGAAGAGGGGGTTCCGCCAACACTGAGGGTAGATATGGACCCTAACGACAAGACCCACGATGCTATACTGGACGCGGCATTAAATGCTATCAAGAACCCTTAA
- a CDS encoding branched-chain amino acid aminotransferase, protein MNVSTFNINVNKTELSRLHQLNQDNIEFGRLYSDHMLVADYENGEWKQPQIIPYGNLSMSPATSFIHYGQAIFEGIKAYKDPEGNPIIFRPHDNWKRFNRSAERLGMPYVPEDIFMEGLRELIELDRDWVPGTEGTSLYIRPFMMAMDEFIGIKPTTRFRFMIISSPAGPYYAKPVSIYVDETYVRAFPGGIGYTKAAGNYGASMYPMTEVRKKGFDQILWMDGIEHKYVQEIGTMNVFFVIGDKVVTPDLSETILEGVTRDSVISILRENGYEVEERPLHIDEIIEAHRSGKLLEAFGTGTAASVAPISDLTYMGVRMELPEQSTWKLAPWIKEELNDIRYGRKPDTRGWVYRLS, encoded by the coding sequence ATGAATGTATCCACATTTAATATAAATGTAAACAAAACCGAATTGAGCAGGCTCCACCAATTGAACCAGGATAATATTGAGTTCGGAAGACTGTATTCGGACCATATGCTGGTGGCTGACTATGAGAATGGTGAGTGGAAACAGCCACAGATAATACCATATGGTAATCTGAGCATGAGCCCTGCGACTTCTTTCATACACTACGGGCAGGCAATTTTCGAAGGTATAAAAGCATACAAAGACCCTGAAGGTAATCCGATAATATTCAGGCCGCATGATAACTGGAAACGTTTCAACCGTTCTGCTGAACGTTTGGGCATGCCCTATGTGCCAGAAGATATTTTTATGGAGGGTCTGAGGGAGCTTATTGAACTGGACAGGGATTGGGTTCCGGGTACTGAAGGTACTTCTCTTTATATACGTCCTTTTATGATGGCGATGGATGAGTTTATCGGTATCAAACCTACCACGAGGTTCAGGTTTATGATCATCTCCAGCCCGGCAGGTCCCTACTATGCTAAGCCTGTGTCCATATATGTTGACGAAACTTATGTAAGAGCTTTCCCCGGTGGAATAGGTTATACTAAAGCGGCAGGTAACTACGGTGCCAGTATGTACCCCATGACTGAAGTACGCAAGAAAGGTTTCGACCAGATATTGTGGATGGACGGAATAGAGCACAAGTATGTACAGGAGATAGGTACTATGAACGTGTTTTTTGTAATAGGTGATAAAGTAGTGACACCTGACCTGAGCGAGACCATATTGGAGGGTGTTACGCGTGATAGTGTTATCTCTATACTCAGAGAGAATGGGTATGAGGTAGAAGAGCGTCCTTTGCATATAGATGAGATTATTGAGGCCCACCGTTCCGGTAAGTTACTTGAAGCATTTGGAACAGGTACAGCGGCATCTGTTGCGCCAATATCGGACCTTACCTATATGGGGGTAAGAATGGAACTACCGGAACAATCAACATGGAAATTAGCACCATGGATCAAGGAAGAGCTTAATGACATCCGCTATGGTCGAAAGCCTGATACTCGTGGATGGGTATACCGGTTGTCGTAA
- a CDS encoding DNA polymerase III subunit psi has translation MTDFPRILNTEIIDTEIDIFWQNDHIAMPDMSPRKVLIVTTQHNENSAEQAQLNKIINACKLTAEQYNIIQVATGKQVAWHQIKNTIQPENVLLFGVHPNQLGVSALFRLNSINHFDGAKWIPTLSLQELEQQPQAKKDLWSNALKPIFADQQ, from the coding sequence ATGACTGATTTCCCGAGGATATTAAATACTGAAATTATTGATACTGAAATAGATATATTCTGGCAAAACGATCACATTGCTATGCCGGATATGTCACCACGGAAAGTGCTTATCGTAACAACCCAACACAATGAAAATTCAGCAGAACAGGCACAATTAAACAAAATAATCAATGCTTGTAAACTTACTGCAGAACAATATAATATCATTCAGGTAGCAACAGGTAAGCAAGTGGCATGGCACCAAATAAAAAACACCATACAACCTGAAAATGTCTTGTTATTTGGTGTTCACCCAAACCAGCTAGGGGTGTCAGCTTTATTCCGTCTCAACAGTATCAATCATTTTGACGGGGCGAAATGGATACCTACCTTATCTTTACAGGAGTTGGAACAACAACCTCAAGCAAAGAAAGACCTCTGGTCGAATGCACTGAAACCAATATTTGCAGATCAACAATAA
- a CDS encoding RecQ family ATP-dependent DNA helicase: MQINNNLPNPEDILKQYWGYDHFRPLQKEIINSVLQGEDTLALLPTGGGKSICYQLPSLIHNGITLVITPLIALMQEQVERLKEQGISAAHISAGMSRQDVHRILNNTVEGGYKLLYISPERIQTDLFNEYLPAMNLRLIAVDEAHCVSQWGHDFRPDYLKVATLREVFKHLPVLAVTASATLEVVEDLLQQLQMKQTNVFRQSFERANLNYTVQYSEQKNNDIAEHLQKHTGSCIIYCRSRKKTELLSRQLQSMGIDALPYHAGMTNDARTENRQLWMSNRVPVMVATIAFGMGIDKPDVQSVLHYDVPEHLEAYYQESGRAGRDGKRAYSVMFYNQQDINRLEESTETQFPPFEFIRKVYQSVAEYLQIPTGTEPYRYYNFDLQDFCTKFKLSLTTTACALKLLEQEGLWTLTESVLKPATVQIMADRQELDHIGKVYPDLHMVITTMLRLYGSLFYHPTVINHKVIAKHLRIKPQLVIQLLQQLDKMELIQYNRPKDGPQLFFHHYRVESQNLIINTERINALKNVHKARTNAMIHFTSNKTVCRTIDMLRYFGEERIKNCGHCDVCHTMRGTFTAEQTIQQHIIRSVSSYGGLGPVRIAELCRTLHLIDKDELMSSVRKLIDEGILGYDKATASVYLR, translated from the coding sequence TTGCAGATCAACAATAATTTGCCCAACCCGGAAGATATATTAAAACAATACTGGGGCTATGACCACTTCAGGCCATTGCAGAAAGAAATTATCAACTCGGTATTACAAGGAGAAGATACTCTTGCTTTACTGCCAACCGGTGGTGGCAAATCTATTTGCTACCAGTTGCCTTCATTAATACACAACGGCATAACCCTGGTGATAACACCGCTCATAGCCCTGATGCAAGAGCAGGTAGAACGATTGAAGGAACAGGGCATTTCCGCAGCACACATCAGCGCCGGTATGAGCAGGCAAGATGTACACAGAATACTCAATAATACTGTAGAGGGTGGATACAAGCTATTGTATATCTCTCCGGAAAGGATTCAAACAGACCTTTTCAACGAATACCTTCCTGCTATGAACCTGCGGCTCATAGCCGTTGATGAAGCACACTGTGTTTCACAATGGGGTCACGATTTCAGGCCTGATTACCTCAAAGTTGCTACTCTCAGAGAAGTATTCAAACATTTGCCTGTACTCGCTGTCACTGCTTCCGCCACCTTAGAAGTGGTAGAGGACCTGCTGCAACAATTGCAAATGAAGCAGACTAATGTATTCAGGCAAAGCTTTGAAAGAGCTAACCTTAATTATACAGTACAATACAGCGAGCAAAAGAATAACGACATAGCAGAACACCTGCAAAAACATACAGGAAGCTGTATTATATACTGCCGCAGCAGAAAGAAAACAGAACTGCTGAGCAGACAACTGCAGAGCATGGGAATAGATGCACTGCCCTACCATGCCGGCATGACCAATGATGCACGTACAGAAAACCGGCAACTTTGGATGAGCAACCGGGTGCCTGTAATGGTAGCCACCATAGCTTTTGGTATGGGAATAGATAAACCGGACGTTCAATCGGTATTGCACTATGACGTGCCCGAGCACCTGGAAGCCTATTACCAGGAGTCAGGCAGGGCTGGCAGAGATGGCAAACGCGCATATTCAGTCATGTTTTATAATCAACAAGATATCAACAGGTTAGAAGAATCTACCGAAACTCAATTCCCACCTTTTGAATTCATCAGAAAAGTGTACCAATCTGTTGCAGAATACCTGCAGATACCAACCGGAACAGAACCTTATCGTTATTATAATTTTGACCTGCAGGATTTTTGTACAAAATTCAAGCTTTCACTGACAACTACCGCATGCGCCTTAAAACTATTGGAACAGGAGGGCTTATGGACCTTAACCGAATCAGTACTAAAACCGGCAACAGTACAAATAATGGCCGACAGGCAGGAGCTTGACCATATCGGTAAGGTATACCCTGACCTGCATATGGTCATTACTACTATGTTGCGTTTGTATGGATCATTGTTCTACCATCCTACTGTCATCAACCATAAAGTGATAGCCAAACACCTGCGCATTAAACCACAGCTTGTAATACAATTGCTACAACAACTGGATAAGATGGAGCTCATTCAGTACAACCGGCCCAAGGATGGCCCGCAACTATTCTTTCATCATTATCGCGTTGAAAGTCAAAATCTTATAATTAACACCGAAAGAATAAATGCACTTAAAAATGTACACAAAGCACGAACTAACGCCATGATACATTTTACCAGCAACAAGACCGTTTGCAGGACAATAGACATGCTGAGGTATTTTGGTGAGGAACGGATTAAGAACTGCGGACATTGTGATGTTTGCCATACAATGAGGGGCACGTTTACAGCAGAACAAACCATTCAACAACACATAATTCGAAGCGTGTCTTCATACGGAGGATTGGGGCCTGTAAGAATAGCAGAACTGTGCAGGACGCTGCACCTAATTGACAAAGACGAGCTGATGTCGTCAGTCAGGAAACTTATTGACGAAGGTATATTAGGCTACGACAAGGCAACCGCCAGCGTATATCTTCGCTGA
- a CDS encoding NAD+ synthase, with translation MKIFLAQQNYHIGNFEANTAKISDAIRQSKEQGGDLVVFSELAVCGYPPRDFLEFNDFVQQSINAIETIAGEAQGIGVIVGGPSRNPVVEGKDLFNSAYLLYDGKIQAVVNKTLLPTYDIFDEYRYFEPGNEWNVHEFMGKKLAITICEDIWNLGDNPLYRICPMDKLIEQRPDVIINISASPFDYAQAQERLGIVKQNVSKYKVPMVYCNTVGSQTEIVFDGGSVVMDAGENLVAELPYFQEALVAVDLKDDNTFAQPVIKEAVDIPYVDPMPKQLAPTLDIDEIYDALIMGIRDYFGKMGFTKATVASSGGIDSAVTLVLACHALGSENVDALLMPSEFSTGHSVDDAVRLSENLNNPYNTLSIKDIFYEFRKALTPVFKDLPFNIAEENLQSRIRGALVMAMSNKFGTILLNTSNKSELSTGYGTLYGDMAGGLGILGDLYKMQVYALARYINRDKEIIPVHILEKAPSAELRPDQKDSDSLPEYDVLDPILYQYIERRQGPKEIIAMGYDPELVARILRMVNVNEYKRNQFCPIIRVSPKAFGVGRRVPIVGKYLS, from the coding sequence ATGAAGATATTTCTCGCACAACAAAACTACCACATAGGCAATTTTGAGGCTAATACAGCTAAAATATCTGATGCTATCAGGCAGTCTAAGGAACAGGGTGGAGACCTGGTAGTCTTCTCCGAACTGGCTGTGTGTGGTTATCCCCCTAGAGACTTTTTAGAGTTCAACGATTTTGTGCAGCAAAGTATTAATGCAATAGAAACCATTGCAGGCGAAGCACAGGGTATAGGAGTGATAGTAGGAGGCCCAAGCAGGAACCCTGTTGTAGAAGGTAAAGACCTTTTTAACAGCGCATATCTGTTATATGATGGAAAAATACAGGCCGTAGTTAATAAAACCTTATTGCCTACCTATGATATATTTGACGAGTACAGGTACTTTGAGCCTGGAAATGAGTGGAATGTGCATGAGTTCATGGGTAAAAAGCTGGCCATAACCATATGCGAGGATATCTGGAACCTTGGCGATAACCCGCTGTACAGGATATGTCCTATGGATAAACTTATTGAACAAAGACCTGATGTTATCATAAATATCAGCGCCTCTCCATTCGACTATGCACAGGCACAAGAGCGTTTGGGGATAGTGAAACAGAATGTGTCAAAATATAAGGTGCCTATGGTATACTGCAATACCGTTGGTTCACAGACCGAGATCGTATTTGATGGAGGCTCTGTAGTAATGGATGCCGGGGAGAATCTTGTTGCAGAGCTGCCATATTTTCAGGAGGCACTTGTGGCGGTAGACCTTAAGGATGATAACACTTTTGCACAACCGGTTATCAAGGAAGCGGTAGATATACCCTACGTAGACCCTATGCCTAAACAGTTAGCCCCTACTCTTGATATTGACGAAATATATGATGCTCTTATTATGGGGATCAGGGATTACTTTGGCAAAATGGGTTTTACAAAAGCTACTGTTGCCTCTTCAGGTGGTATTGATAGTGCTGTTACGTTGGTGCTTGCTTGCCACGCCCTTGGCAGTGAGAATGTAGATGCATTACTCATGCCGTCTGAGTTTTCTACAGGGCATTCAGTAGACGATGCTGTTAGGTTATCTGAAAATTTAAATAACCCATATAATACATTGTCTATCAAGGATATATTTTACGAGTTTAGAAAAGCACTTACCCCTGTTTTTAAAGATTTGCCATTTAATATTGCAGAAGAAAATTTGCAATCCCGTATTCGTGGCGCTCTTGTCATGGCAATGTCTAACAAGTTCGGAACCATACTGTTAAACACGTCTAATAAAAGTGAATTATCGACAGGGTATGGTACCTTATATGGAGATATGGCAGGAGGGCTGGGTATCTTGGGTGATTTGTACAAAATGCAGGTATATGCACTCGCCAGGTACATCAACCGTGATAAGGAAATAATACCTGTACACATATTAGAAAAGGCTCCATCCGCTGAATTGAGGCCCGACCAGAAGGATAGCGACAGCTTACCGGAATATGATGTATTAGACCCGATATTATATCAATATATAGAACGTAGGCAAGGGCCCAAAGAGATCATAGCAATGGGTTATGACCCTGAATTAGTTGCTCGTATATTAAGGATGGTGAATGTGAATGAATATAAGAGGAACCAATTTTGTCCGATAATCAGGGTGTCACCTAAAGCATTTGGAGTAGGACGCAGGGTGCCGATAGTGGGTAAATACCTGTCATAA
- a CDS encoding PorT family protein, producing MKKILTIIICSICAYSVSAQYTYGEPVESKNRARGGSDYKQTRIGIFIAPNNSWMKPTASKSNDGLYVVNSEGAKIGYTWGLMIDHFFTENYGIATGLQLNTTGGKMNALYDITKLPTPAPVNMVKSANFDYRLQYFEVPFGLKLLSDELSGGVRVFGNIGITAALNIARKGTYEVVYTDTVSGVSVDKTITGENERLRGGLSITPILFQMNLGAGIEYSLSQKMSLYIGLFFNNGFAPDVTNPKELNMEYKGYFSDGNVRLNNLALKVGMFF from the coding sequence ATGAAGAAAATACTTACGATCATTATTTGCAGTATTTGTGCATACTCTGTTTCAGCACAATACACTTATGGCGAGCCTGTTGAATCTAAGAATAGGGCAAGAGGAGGCAGTGATTACAAACAAACACGAATTGGCATTTTTATCGCGCCAAACAATTCCTGGATGAAGCCGACAGCTTCAAAAAGCAATGATGGACTGTATGTGGTGAACAGCGAAGGGGCCAAGATAGGCTATACCTGGGGGCTGATGATCGATCATTTCTTTACAGAGAATTATGGTATCGCCACCGGTTTGCAACTGAATACCACAGGCGGTAAAATGAATGCACTTTATGACATCACTAAGCTGCCAACACCTGCACCGGTGAATATGGTCAAGTCTGCTAATTTTGACTATCGCCTGCAATATTTTGAAGTACCTTTTGGTTTGAAGCTTTTGAGCGATGAGTTGTCAGGGGGAGTACGGGTTTTCGGAAACATTGGAATTACTGCAGCCCTGAATATTGCAAGGAAGGGGACGTATGAGGTAGTATATACAGATACAGTCAGTGGAGTCAGTGTAGATAAGACTATTACAGGAGAAAACGAAAGGTTGCGTGGAGGTCTCAGTATTACCCCGATCTTGTTCCAGATGAACTTAGGCGCAGGTATAGAATACAGCCTTTCTCAGAAGATGAGCCTGTATATCGGCTTGTTCTTTAACAATGGCTTTGCACCCGATGTAACAAATCCTAAAGAGCTGAATATGGAATACAAAGGCTATTTCTCAGATGGGAACGTGAGATTAAATAACCTTGCGTTAAAGGTAGGTATGTTCTTCTGA
- a CDS encoding DUF3078 domain-containing protein gives MKRVLLIALSILTLSAQAQLDKTDSVRTNLSMNNTDTVAWVYNGTFNLGINEGFLHNWAAGGEIASATVNGLFSGVLNRLYHRHIWSNNLDMTYSLFYAYSNNFTPRKMDDRIDYTSKYGYQLKEGKDFYLTTLFNFKSQFTKGYDYEADNWDTFSTSKFLAPAYFILAPGIEYRKGTNLSLFISPVAGRMTVASKIYTERAPEGAFGIAYGKTARYELGAYFSGRYVANITENLTYKVRVDLYSNYLAKDYTDSLGNVVKKDSPGNVDVLWDNLFSWKLAKYFSLTLGGTFIYDNDIPYVSTEVDKTTGQVVEKNDLGNQLGWWQIKQVFSIGFLYKF, from the coding sequence ATGAAGAGAGTATTACTTATTGCATTATCGATATTGACACTATCTGCACAAGCACAATTAGATAAAACAGATTCAGTAAGGACTAACCTTTCGATGAACAACACTGATACTGTGGCGTGGGTTTATAACGGGACATTTAATTTGGGCATCAACGAGGGATTCCTGCACAATTGGGCTGCTGGTGGCGAAATTGCCTCAGCTACCGTCAACGGACTTTTCAGTGGTGTATTGAACAGACTATACCACAGGCATATATGGAGCAACAACCTGGATATGACCTACAGCTTGTTTTACGCATACTCAAACAATTTCACGCCACGCAAAATGGATGACCGTATCGACTATACATCAAAATACGGTTATCAATTAAAAGAGGGGAAAGATTTTTACCTGACCACGTTATTCAACTTCAAATCACAATTTACAAAAGGCTATGATTATGAAGCTGATAATTGGGATACATTCTCAACCTCAAAATTCCTGGCTCCTGCATATTTTATTTTAGCTCCGGGTATTGAATACAGGAAAGGTACTAACCTGAGCCTGTTCATTTCTCCTGTTGCGGGCAGAATGACAGTTGCCAGCAAAATATATACAGAAAGGGCTCCGGAAGGCGCATTTGGTATCGCCTATGGCAAAACCGCAAGGTATGAGTTAGGTGCCTACTTTTCAGGACGGTATGTAGCCAATATAACAGAAAACCTGACCTATAAAGTAAGGGTTGACCTGTACTCCAACTACCTGGCAAAGGATTATACTGATAGTTTAGGTAACGTAGTAAAAAAAGACAGCCCCGGCAACGTAGACGTGCTATGGGATAACCTGTTCTCATGGAAGCTGGCTAAATACTTCAGCCTTACATTAGGAGGTACATTTATTTACGACAATGACATACCATATGTAAGTACTGAGGTTGACAAAACTACAGGCCAGGTTGTTGAGAAGAATGACCTGGGCAACCAGCTTGGTTGGTGGCAGATCAAGCAAGTGTTCAGTATTGGCTTCCTGTACAAATTCTGA